A window from Candidatus Nitrosotenuis uzonensis encodes these proteins:
- a CDS encoding anthranilate synthase component II, with amino-acid sequence MKFLIIDNYDSFVYNIAQILGELGVESEVIRNDKITIEQIAANKYDAIIISPGPGTPEDKKYFGICTDVITKLGPSTPILGVCLGHQGIIHAFGGKVVNAGNVRHGKTSPIKHFEDSIFEGVKNPFRATRYHSLVGDKTVIPDSLRVTALAEDDGEVMGVSHKEYPIEGVQFHPESILTTDGKKILANFIKRVKK; translated from the coding sequence AATTTCTTATAATAGACAATTACGATTCTTTTGTGTACAATATAGCCCAAATTCTAGGTGAGCTTGGCGTTGAATCAGAAGTAATACGAAATGACAAGATAACAATAGAGCAAATAGCTGCAAACAAATACGATGCAATCATAATATCTCCCGGCCCCGGTACCCCTGAAGATAAAAAATATTTTGGCATTTGCACGGACGTGATAACAAAGCTCGGCCCGAGCACGCCTATTCTTGGCGTATGTCTTGGCCATCAGGGGATAATCCATGCATTTGGCGGCAAAGTAGTCAATGCAGGAAACGTCAGACATGGTAAGACAAGCCCAATAAAACATTTTGAAGACTCTATTTTTGAAGGAGTGAAAAATCCATTCCGAGCTACAAGATATCATTCCCTTGTGGGAGACAAGACTGTCATACCAGATTCTCTTAGAGTCACCGCCTTGGCAGAAGATGACGGAGAAGTCATGGGTGTGTCTCACAAAGAATATCCAATCGAAGGAGTGCAATTCCACCCAGAGTCAATCCTGACCACAGACGGCAAAAAAATCCTGGCCAACTTTATCAAGCGGGTTAAGAAATGA
- the trpD gene encoding anthranilate phosphoribosyltransferase, translated as MITDTIVKLQSGQDLGLDETMEAMNDILTEGTPDKQKAEFLRFLAKKGETNDELFAMLSKMDELCIHIEPKCSGTIIDMCGTGGDRLSTFNISTTASFVVAASGGYVAKHGNRSVSSISGSADIFEYFGIDLNAHPEKIKSMIESDRIAFLFAQKFHPAMRHVAAARKILGTRTAFNLLGPLCNPARVKNQLIGVFSEELLRKIVFLLQRRDAQSIMTVHSGDGLDELSTGAKNKICFLQNGKITDILLDPQQLGLQRATLSDLQISSKQQAIKAFLSVLDGTANRSMSEIVMLNAAGGLVVGNIAKDFGEGLEIARDTLQSGAAYKFFVKYVTKYGNIDKISEVQEA; from the coding sequence ATGATCACAGACACCATAGTCAAGCTTCAATCAGGACAGGACCTGGGACTTGATGAAACCATGGAAGCAATGAATGATATTCTTACTGAAGGCACGCCAGATAAGCAAAAGGCAGAATTTCTCAGATTTCTTGCAAAAAAAGGCGAGACAAATGATGAGTTGTTTGCAATGCTAAGCAAGATGGACGAGCTTTGTATTCACATAGAACCAAAATGTAGCGGCACGATAATTGACATGTGTGGAACCGGAGGAGACAGACTATCCACATTTAACATCTCAACTACTGCATCGTTTGTAGTTGCAGCATCGGGAGGATATGTAGCAAAGCATGGAAATCGTTCCGTTTCCAGTATTTCAGGTAGCGCCGATATCTTTGAGTATTTTGGAATCGACCTTAATGCGCATCCAGAAAAAATCAAAAGCATGATAGAATCAGACAGAATCGCGTTTCTGTTTGCACAAAAGTTCCATCCTGCCATGAGACATGTGGCAGCTGCGCGCAAAATCCTTGGTACAAGAACGGCGTTCAATCTGTTAGGCCCGCTCTGCAATCCGGCACGCGTCAAAAATCAGCTTATCGGCGTTTTCTCAGAAGAACTGCTCCGCAAAATAGTATTCTTATTGCAAAGACGCGATGCACAAAGCATTATGACTGTGCACTCTGGCGACGGACTGGATGAGCTTTCAACCGGGGCAAAAAACAAAATTTGTTTTTTACAAAATGGAAAAATAACAGACATTTTGCTTGATCCCCAGCAACTGGGTCTACAAAGAGCCACGCTATCTGATCTGCAAATCTCATCAAAGCAGCAGGCGATCAAAGCTTTTTTATCAGTACTTGATGGAACTGCAAATCGTTCAATGAGTGAGATTGTAATGCTTAATGCCGCAGGAGGCCTTGTCGTCGGAAACATTGCAAAAGACTTTGGCGAAGGTCTAGAGATTGCAAGAGACACGCTTCAGAGCGGCGCTGCGTACAAGTTCTTTGTCAAATATGTTACAAAATACGGGAACATAGACAAGATAAGCGAGGTGCAGGAAGCATAA
- a CDS encoding indole-3-glycerol-phosphate synthase yields the protein MENSHKAISDGTYEIVESLQQSPFDLIESIRANKRASLITEVKFSSPSLGQIRSMSDPVEIAKSMVRGGALGLSVLTQPYLFEGSPKYFMEIRKQLRIPMLMKDIIVDKIQIDAAKRIGADYMLLIQSLFDSGHLKEIDEFVEYGHKQGLKVLVESHTKEEFANSLKTDADIIGINNRNLDTLKIDINVTKNILEGHKKDRVVISESGIETPEEIIFLRKCGADAFLVGSSIMKSQDVEQSVRRLANAI from the coding sequence GTGGAAAACTCACACAAAGCAATATCAGATGGAACGTACGAGATCGTAGAGTCACTCCAACAGTCCCCGTTCGATCTCATAGAATCCATAAGAGCGAACAAACGCGCATCACTTATTACCGAAGTAAAGTTCTCCTCACCATCGCTAGGACAGATACGCTCTATGAGCGACCCTGTAGAGATTGCCAAATCAATGGTAAGAGGAGGAGCACTAGGATTATCAGTTCTCACCCAACCTTACTTGTTTGAGGGTTCGCCAAAGTATTTTATGGAGATCAGAAAACAGCTCAGAATCCCGATGCTCATGAAGGATATCATAGTTGACAAAATCCAAATAGATGCGGCAAAAAGAATAGGAGCGGACTATATGCTGCTAATACAATCATTGTTTGACTCTGGCCATTTGAAGGAAATCGACGAATTTGTAGAGTATGGCCACAAACAAGGTCTAAAGGTACTAGTAGAATCACATACAAAAGAAGAGTTTGCAAACTCACTTAAAACGGACGCTGACATCATAGGAATCAACAATAGAAATCTTGACACGCTCAAAATAGACATCAACGTGACAAAGAACATACTTGAAGGCCACAAAAAAGACAGAGTTGTAATCTCAGAAAGCGGCATAGAAACACCAGAAGAGATTATCTTTTTAAGAAAATGCGGTGCGGATGCCTTTCTTGTTGGCTCAAGCATAATGAAAAGCCAGGATGTGGAACAAAGCGTAAGGAGGCTGGCTAACGCAATATGA
- the trpB gene encoding tryptophan synthase subunit beta, with amino-acid sequence MKIRFPKNGQFGEFGGKYIPETLVPAIEELESSYLKYKNEPSFKKELKYYLTEYAGRPTPLYYAKNLSEKIGGAKIYLKREDLLHGGAHKINNTLGQALLAKRMKKTRIIAETGAGQHGVATAMACAALGLKAEVYMGYKDTIRQKLNVFRMNLLGCKVHAVRSGSQTLKDAINEAIRDWITNVKDTYYLLGSAVGPHPYPVMVRDFQSVIGIEIISQMKKIGKTTDTVIACVGGGSNAIGTFYPLVDTDTEIIGVEAAGKGINTEYHSATLSAGSKGVLHGMMTYLLQDKEGQIKETHSISAGLDYPGVGPEHSYLKDSKRVKYTSATDKEVIEAFLLLTRTEGIIPALESAHAVAHAIKIAKSKPRSETIVVTLSGRGDKDVEVVEEYVRKQF; translated from the coding sequence ATGAAAATAAGATTTCCAAAGAACGGACAATTTGGCGAATTTGGAGGAAAATACATTCCAGAAACTCTAGTCCCTGCAATAGAGGAGCTCGAATCAAGTTACCTAAAATACAAAAACGAGCCCTCATTCAAAAAAGAGTTAAAATACTATCTTACTGAGTATGCCGGAAGGCCTACGCCGCTTTACTATGCAAAAAACCTCTCAGAAAAGATTGGAGGTGCAAAGATCTACTTAAAGCGTGAAGACCTACTTCATGGTGGGGCCCACAAAATAAACAACACACTTGGACAGGCATTGCTTGCAAAACGGATGAAAAAAACCCGTATAATTGCAGAGACTGGTGCAGGGCAACATGGTGTTGCAACTGCAATGGCGTGTGCAGCATTAGGTCTGAAGGCCGAAGTATACATGGGTTACAAGGATACCATACGCCAAAAGCTGAATGTCTTTAGAATGAATCTGCTTGGATGTAAGGTTCACGCAGTAAGGAGCGGCTCGCAAACACTCAAAGATGCAATCAATGAGGCAATACGAGACTGGATAACTAATGTCAAAGACACATATTATTTGCTTGGCTCCGCCGTTGGGCCGCATCCATATCCTGTCATGGTAAGGGATTTTCAGTCAGTCATAGGTATTGAGATAATCTCACAGATGAAAAAAATCGGCAAGACTACTGATACAGTGATCGCATGCGTCGGCGGCGGGTCTAATGCCATAGGAACATTCTATCCGCTAGTAGACACCGATACCGAAATAATTGGCGTAGAGGCAGCAGGCAAGGGAATCAATACAGAATATCACTCTGCAACACTTAGCGCAGGCTCAAAGGGAGTCCTGCACGGCATGATGACATATCTGCTACAAGACAAAGAAGGCCAGATAAAAGAGACACATAGCATTTCAGCAGGTCTTGACTATCCAGGTGTCGGCCCGGAACACTCTTACCTCAAAGACTCCAAGCGCGTAAAATACACCAGTGCAACAGACAAGGAAGTGATTGAAGCGTTCTTACTTTTGACAAGAACTGAAGGCATAATTCCGGCATTAGAATCGGCACATGCAGTTGCACACGCCATCAAAATCGCAAAATCAAAACCAAGATCAGAGACAATAGTTGTCACACTCTCAGGAAGAGGAGACAAGGACGTAGAAGTAGTTGAAGAATATGTCAGAAAACAATTCTAG
- the trpA gene encoding tryptophan synthase subunit alpha translates to MSENNSRIKAKFAELESRNETALIMYVMVGYPNGKSMMPIIRGLIKGGADIIELGFPFSDPLADGPVIQNASTASLERGTKISHMLSLVRQIRKESQIPLVLMTYTNILYRQGYDRFFKSAKAAGIDGLITPDMTVDSKEYHAAAKKHGIDTIFLVSPNTSQSRLRKIVSKTTGFLYLVSVFGTTGVQNKIQKYTIEALKRTKNAASGKVPVGIGFGISTPDDVSNYKRQGADAAIVGSALINIIEKTPHAKLQSAVTEYTKNMKHATQMSV, encoded by the coding sequence ATGTCAGAAAACAATTCTAGAATTAAAGCCAAGTTTGCAGAACTAGAATCAAGAAACGAGACAGCACTAATCATGTATGTCATGGTTGGATACCCAAACGGAAAAAGCATGATGCCAATAATCAGAGGCCTCATCAAGGGAGGCGCAGACATTATCGAGCTTGGCTTTCCATTCTCCGACCCACTTGCAGACGGCCCTGTAATCCAGAACGCAAGTACTGCATCACTTGAGAGGGGAACTAAAATCAGCCACATGCTCTCACTTGTAAGACAGATAAGAAAAGAAAGCCAGATACCGCTGGTTCTTATGACGTATACTAACATACTGTACAGGCAAGGATACGACAGATTTTTCAAATCCGCAAAGGCTGCAGGAATTGACGGACTCATCACACCAGACATGACAGTAGACTCAAAAGAATATCATGCGGCTGCAAAAAAACACGGCATTGACACCATTTTTCTAGTATCACCCAACACTAGCCAATCAAGACTGCGTAAAATCGTGTCCAAGACTACAGGATTTTTGTATCTAGTGTCTGTCTTTGGTACTACCGGAGTGCAAAACAAGATTCAAAAATATACAATCGAGGCGTTAAAGAGGACAAAAAACGCAGCTAGCGGCAAGGTTCCGGTAGGAATAGGCTTTGGCATATCCACGCCAGATGATGTATCCAATTACAAAAGACAGGGAGCTGATGCGGCAATAGTAGGCAGCGCTCTGATAAATATAATTGAGAAAACACCTCATGCAAAACTACAATCTGCAGTCACAGAATATACAAAAAATATGAAACATGCTACACAAATGTCAGTGTGA
- a CDS encoding SemiSWEET family sugar transporter, with the protein MIFEGIWLTLVGSIASALVSSSFIPQIIKGYRTKKLEDVSYLLMILISAGMSLWIVYGIEKQDYVIIGANVTTIGLNMLLLTLKIKYSH; encoded by the coding sequence TTGATTTTTGAGGGGATATGGCTTACACTTGTAGGTAGCATTGCATCTGCACTTGTCTCTTCAAGCTTTATTCCACAGATCATCAAAGGATACAGAACAAAAAAGCTGGAGGATGTATCATACCTTTTGATGATATTGATTTCTGCCGGCATGTCATTGTGGATAGTCTATGGAATTGAAAAGCAGGACTATGTCATAATAGGTGCAAACGTTACCACCATAGGACTTAACATGTTGTTACTGACATTGAAAATAAAATACTCACACTGA
- the pyrG gene encoding glutamine hydrolyzing CTP synthase, translating to MQTKFIFVTGGVMSGLGKGVVTSSIAKLLQLSNQKVSCVKIDPYLNYDAGTMNPIAHGEVFVTNDGGECDMDIGNYERFLNQNLTKNHNITTAQIYSTVIEAERRGEYLGACVQIIPHVTDEIKRRIRKIAEDEKLDVLVVECGGTVGDIESLPFLEALRQMRLEDGQHNVLFVHVTLAPSLDVVGEQKTKPTQHSVQELRRIGIQPDLIAVRCSTPLLESTKKKISMFTNVTTKDVFSCHDVKSIFMVPQILYDQGIVETIFTKFGKIGLVNTSTNWDMWNSIIKSFENAKGDVKIAMVGKYVTLADSYVSVNHALKHAGAKIGKAVSIDWIDSENINGNTEQLAKFDGILVPGGFGNRGAEGIIATANFAREKNIPYLGICFGFQLAAVAFGRHVCDLKDANSTELDANTANPVVDLLPEQKTISNMGGSLRLGAHEIIIKSNTLAHRTYNSDKVMRRHRHRYEINTKYLDVFEKNGMVFSAESDNSKRMEMLEIPSHRFYFGVQFHPEFNSRPGFPEESFEAFIKAASSA from the coding sequence GTGCAGACAAAATTCATTTTCGTTACAGGCGGAGTTATGTCTGGACTTGGAAAAGGTGTAGTTACATCGTCAATAGCCAAGCTCTTACAGTTATCAAACCAAAAGGTCTCATGTGTAAAAATAGATCCATATCTGAACTATGATGCAGGTACCATGAACCCAATTGCGCATGGAGAGGTATTTGTCACAAACGACGGAGGCGAATGCGACATGGATATAGGAAATTATGAAAGATTCCTAAATCAGAACCTGACAAAAAACCACAACATAACTACAGCCCAGATATACTCTACAGTAATAGAGGCTGAAAGAAGGGGCGAATACCTTGGAGCATGTGTTCAGATAATACCGCATGTAACCGATGAGATAAAACGCCGTATACGCAAGATTGCCGAGGATGAAAAGCTTGATGTCCTCGTGGTAGAATGCGGCGGCACTGTAGGTGATATTGAAAGTCTTCCATTTCTTGAGGCCTTAAGACAGATGCGACTTGAGGACGGTCAGCATAACGTGCTGTTCGTCCATGTGACACTTGCCCCATCACTTGACGTCGTAGGAGAGCAAAAAACAAAGCCGACGCAGCACAGCGTTCAAGAATTGCGCAGAATAGGTATCCAGCCAGACCTGATAGCGGTGAGATGCTCAACACCGCTGTTGGAATCAACCAAGAAAAAGATTTCCATGTTTACCAATGTCACAACAAAAGATGTTTTTTCATGTCACGATGTCAAATCGATCTTCATGGTGCCGCAAATTTTGTATGATCAGGGAATAGTTGAGACAATATTTACCAAGTTTGGCAAAATAGGTCTTGTTAACACCTCGACAAACTGGGACATGTGGAATTCCATTATAAAATCATTTGAGAATGCCAAAGGAGATGTGAAAATCGCAATGGTAGGCAAATACGTAACCCTTGCTGATAGCTATGTGAGTGTAAATCACGCGTTAAAGCACGCAGGTGCAAAGATTGGCAAGGCCGTCTCAATTGATTGGATTGACTCAGAAAACATAAACGGTAACACTGAACAGTTGGCAAAATTTGACGGCATACTGGTGCCAGGGGGATTTGGAAACAGGGGCGCAGAGGGAATAATAGCAACTGCCAATTTTGCAAGGGAGAAAAACATACCTTACCTTGGCATATGTTTTGGATTTCAGCTGGCGGCAGTAGCATTCGGGCGACACGTATGCGACCTAAAGGATGCAAATTCTACAGAGCTTGACGCAAACACTGCAAATCCCGTAGTCGATTTACTGCCAGAACAAAAGACCATCTCAAACATGGGCGGCTCATTAAGGCTTGGAGCTCACGAAATAATCATAAAAAGCAACACACTTGCCCACAGAACGTACAATTCAGACAAGGTGATGAGAAGGCACAGACACAGGTATGAAATCAACACAAAATATCTTGATGTGTTTGAGAAAAACGGAATGGTGTTTTCTGCCGAAAGCGACAACTCAAAACGAATGGAGATGCTGGAAATACCATCACACAGGTTCTATTTTGGAGTGCAGTTTCACCCAGAATTTAACAGTAGACCCGGCTTCCCAGAAGAGTCATTTGAGGCATTCATCAAGGCAGCATCAAGTGCCTAG
- a CDS encoding NAD(+)/NADH kinase, translating into MHIGISGLNQSDIGVKTIKTVLDDYGITSSYVGYKPKKDTDCIIVTGGDRGVRNYFHKTLDPQIPILGVSESEASGFLAQIDLKEFSAYVNRIKKGDYQISEFTRLGVKIDGRPTYSVINDVAVFPSKSAMLMEHILRVNSEEVWHDSSDGVIVSTPIGSSAYSMSAGGPMIFQDSPVFGIVSVNSLDITRRPLIVSDSSTIVIDDISARLYCEVVLDGVDRLRINNTLECTKSSPSARIIKMKKDSTAVSALTKKVKLAEELLNMPPSSKLLLKTLEYEGSMTQKELAQKTVLPDRTVRLALRHLLDKGYVKKKISIRDARQKIYEISKID; encoded by the coding sequence GTGCATATTGGAATCTCCGGTCTCAATCAATCTGATATTGGAGTAAAGACTATCAAAACTGTACTTGATGACTATGGAATTACATCAAGCTATGTCGGATACAAGCCTAAAAAGGACACTGACTGCATAATTGTGACTGGCGGGGACAGAGGAGTGAGAAATTATTTCCACAAGACGCTGGACCCACAGATACCCATACTCGGAGTCAGCGAATCTGAGGCAAGTGGGTTTCTTGCCCAAATTGATTTGAAGGAATTTTCAGCATATGTTAACAGGATAAAGAAAGGGGATTATCAGATAAGCGAATTCACTCGCCTTGGAGTGAAAATAGATGGCAGGCCGACCTATTCTGTCATCAATGATGTCGCAGTATTTCCATCCAAAAGCGCAATGCTCATGGAACATATACTGAGAGTTAACAGTGAGGAAGTCTGGCATGATAGCTCTGATGGAGTGATTGTCTCAACACCAATAGGCTCATCTGCATATTCAATGTCTGCTGGAGGCCCAATGATATTTCAGGACTCGCCAGTATTTGGAATAGTTTCAGTGAACTCATTGGACATTACCCGAAGGCCTCTCATAGTCTCAGATTCTAGCACTATAGTGATCGATGATATCTCTGCCAGACTTTACTGCGAGGTGGTTTTAGACGGAGTTGATAGGCTCCGGATAAACAATACTCTAGAATGCACAAAATCATCCCCTTCTGCAAGGATAATTAAAATGAAAAAGGACTCTACTGCCGTATCGGCACTAACCAAAAAAGTCAAGCTTGCCGAAGAGCTTCTCAACATGCCTCCAAGCTCAAAGCTGCTTTTGAAGACTCTTGAATACGAGGGCTCGATGACACAAAAGGAGCTTGCACAGAAAACAGTTCTTCCTGACAGAACAGTCCGACTTGCATTGAGGCATCTTTTGGACAAAGGATATGTTAAAAAGAAGATATCGATTCGGGATGCCAGGCAGAAAATCTATGAGATCTCAAAAATAGACTAG
- a CDS encoding PfkB family carbohydrate kinase, producing MRLGIFSHCTVDEIRIDDSVYDLAGGPAFYCSLAARQFGFDITLCTRFGHDYKYAEIFEKNKIKLIDAQSKVQTTKFVLHINNDERTLWLKNACDEIQYHKLDTDGVLVSPVFSEVSMETFAKLKKDTDNLFLDPQGFLRRVDSEGRIHFEMTEIDLSGISVLKADPNEVYHLTGKEGIEGALEIHKKVKHVLYTNKRNVSMLYKNKEYSLQLPNMEIYDTVGIGDIFTATFCCTLLKEKDPLWALSFAGGAAQAALESKMVGLEKIPPKAATEANGAYFYNTLKFRDV from the coding sequence ATGCGTCTTGGTATTTTCTCGCATTGTACAGTAGATGAGATCAGAATAGATGATAGTGTTTACGATCTGGCCGGTGGTCCAGCATTTTACTGTAGCCTTGCTGCAAGACAATTCGGATTTGACATCACACTGTGTACAAGATTTGGACATGACTACAAATATGCTGAGATTTTTGAAAAAAACAAAATAAAATTAATTGATGCACAATCGAAAGTGCAGACGACAAAATTTGTCTTGCACATAAACAATGATGAGCGAACGCTCTGGCTCAAAAATGCATGTGATGAGATTCAATATCACAAACTGGACACTGATGGAGTTCTTGTAAGTCCAGTGTTTAGCGAGGTCTCGATGGAAACATTCGCCAAATTAAAAAAGGATACTGACAACCTGTTTCTGGATCCTCAGGGTTTTCTTAGGCGCGTTGATTCTGAAGGTCGAATACATTTTGAAATGACTGAAATTGATCTGAGTGGAATCTCAGTTCTTAAAGCAGATCCAAATGAGGTATACCATCTTACGGGCAAGGAGGGCATTGAGGGCGCACTTGAAATTCACAAAAAAGTAAAGCACGTCCTATACACCAACAAGCGTAATGTCTCAATGCTGTACAAAAACAAGGAATATTCGCTTCAGCTGCCGAACATGGAAATTTATGATACTGTTGGAATAGGGGACATATTTACTGCCACATTCTGCTGCACGCTCTTAAAAGAAAAAGATCCACTATGGGCGCTAAGCTTTGCAGGTGGCGCGGCACAGGCTGCGCTAGAATCAAAGATGGTCGGGCTTGAAAAGATACCGCCAAAGGCTGCAACTGAGGCAAATGGTGCCTATTTTTACAACACTCTAAAATTCAGAGATGTATGA
- a CDS encoding cache domain-containing protein, producing the protein MRGLPVTLDKKLVTLVILVSLVGIGITITLSFHYTTIIVEERIADHLNSESAIRGDSIRNTLGSKVQQIQVISTDPMIRKLISEFNVIDNDEEFARKVAEKRIDFLIQIQAFESSIGGANDLENVEIVSKDGKRLFALINTKSKKDFLEDHAFNLGINKPFIEITYENGKRLLVAATPIYENPKDQKASGVAIVTMNTQSIDQILLNRLGLGNTGESYIVNEERLLVSESRFIENAAFNQQVNTYPVELCFSSGKNHYGLYDDYRGIQVLGSSNCMSDLGLILLVEIDDKEVFQPIITLRQNIIMLGITITVAVAIAAYFLSKLISKPLIKLKNAANVLADGNFDIRTDIRTNDEIGQLSRAFDQMAEKIQDSLLKIKEREDVIRQQKEVLLQFSQFSSNYCVCFVDIVGSTKLTAKLSDLQTSKFYSIFLNSLATIITQNGGVVVKNIGDALLYYFPKTDTDEAGPFAEMLRCNMKVIEARSMINELLRKEELPELSYRISANYGPVRVAIIATSSIDDIFGTTVNTCSKINSLAKPNTLIIGQPLYEKVKKIEQYRFEKVTSYDIDVENKLDVYSVTPKQD; encoded by the coding sequence ATGAGAGGCCTTCCCGTAACGCTTGATAAAAAACTAGTAACCCTAGTCATATTAGTGTCGCTTGTTGGAATAGGCATTACAATAACACTCTCATTTCACTATACAACCATAATTGTGGAAGAGCGAATAGCAGACCACCTTAACAGTGAATCAGCAATAAGAGGTGATTCGATAAGAAACACGCTTGGCTCTAAAGTCCAGCAAATCCAGGTAATATCCACAGATCCGATGATTCGCAAACTGATAAGCGAGTTTAATGTGATAGACAATGATGAAGAGTTTGCAAGAAAGGTGGCAGAAAAAAGAATCGACTTTTTAATACAAATTCAAGCCTTTGAATCCAGCATAGGTGGCGCAAACGACCTTGAAAACGTAGAGATAGTCAGCAAGGACGGAAAGAGACTTTTTGCATTGATAAACACAAAAAGCAAGAAAGACTTTCTTGAGGATCACGCATTCAATCTTGGCATTAACAAGCCGTTCATCGAAATCACATATGAAAACGGTAAGAGACTGCTTGTTGCTGCCACCCCCATCTACGAGAATCCAAAAGATCAAAAGGCAAGTGGAGTTGCAATTGTGACTATGAATACACAATCAATTGATCAGATTTTACTAAATCGGCTTGGCCTTGGAAACACTGGTGAATCATATATTGTAAACGAGGAAAGACTTTTGGTATCAGAATCCAGATTTATTGAAAATGCTGCATTCAATCAGCAGGTCAACACATATCCAGTTGAGCTTTGCTTTTCAAGTGGAAAGAATCATTATGGCCTTTATGACGATTATCGAGGAATACAAGTTCTCGGATCATCAAACTGCATGAGTGATTTGGGGCTAATTTTGCTCGTGGAAATAGATGACAAGGAGGTATTCCAACCTATAATCACGCTGCGCCAGAACATTATCATGCTTGGAATCACAATCACCGTAGCCGTCGCAATTGCCGCATACTTTCTCTCAAAGCTAATCTCAAAGCCCCTCATAAAACTCAAAAATGCAGCAAACGTGTTAGCAGATGGCAACTTTGACATAAGAACAGATATCAGAACCAATGATGAGATTGGCCAGCTTTCTCGCGCATTTGATCAGATGGCAGAAAAGATTCAGGACTCGCTCCTAAAAATAAAAGAGCGTGAAGACGTCATACGACAACAAAAAGAAGTACTGCTACAGTTCTCCCAGTTCAGCTCCAATTATTGTGTCTGTTTTGTAGATATAGTAGGCTCTACTAAACTCACAGCAAAACTAAGTGACCTGCAAACAAGCAAGTTTTATTCCATCTTCCTAAACTCGCTTGCCACGATAATAACTCAGAACGGCGGAGTTGTAGTAAAAAACATTGGAGATGCTCTACTGTATTATTTCCCAAAGACTGACACTGACGAGGCTGGCCCGTTTGCAGAGATGCTAAGATGCAATATGAAAGTAATCGAGGCACGCTCCATGATAAACGAGCTGCTCAGAAAGGAGGAGTTGCCCGAGCTAAGCTACCGTATAAGTGCCAACTATGGTCCTGTCAGAGTTGCAATCATCGCTACATCCTCAATTGACGATATTTTTGGAACCACCGTCAACACATGCTCGAAGATAAACTCGCTTGCAAAACCAAACACGCTCATAATAGGCCAGCCTCTCTATGAGAAGGTAAAAAAGATCGAGCAATACCGGTTTGAGAAAGTGACTTCGTATGACATTGATGTAGAAAACAAGCTTGACGTGTATAGTGTGACCCCAAAGCAGGACTAG
- a CDS encoding 30S ribosomal protein S26e: MPLKRASRGRRKGGKGSSDRIQCTNCGATVPKDKAKKVTSRLSLVEQSLARELRAQGAYIAAPKVLKWYCISCAIHFGILKIRSADSRRQAGRLY; this comes from the coding sequence ATGCCATTAAAGCGAGCAAGCAGAGGCCGTCGTAAAGGTGGAAAGGGATCATCAGACAGGATCCAGTGCACCAACTGCGGCGCAACCGTACCGAAGGACAAGGCAAAAAAAGTCACCTCAAGATTGAGCCTTGTGGAACAATCGCTTGCACGTGAGCTTAGAGCGCAAGGAGCATACATTGCAGCACCCAAGGTTCTCAAGTGGTACTGCATATCATGCGCAATTCACTTTGGCATACTCAAAATCCGATCAGCTGATTCTAGAAGACAAGCCGGCAGACTATACTAG